A stretch of the Sorangium aterium genome encodes the following:
- a CDS encoding vWA domain-containing protein gives MPSANTTDAGDGGAATDPNLTAARQPDAASAGEAEGPVRSVEIVISWGATVLFVRHLTPPRAFDVGEGRSDGRPCDCFLPERVLGARRAPLLEVDGAGRVGFVLPSAATGTLTLTPGGAPLSAAAARELHVGVERAARAAIPGATLVPLPAQGRVDVEIAGVRIQIRADAAAGERVGRSLVSRKSLALHAASAALHLGLLGALARWAPPLVDPSTGMSADRIALVQQYLASADEREMLEREGERAAEPSADAKEGGTGTRARGEEGSMGHPSSSTPRAGATGNRWGVQGPSDSPDPHVAQQQALRDAAEFGMIGLLNAGGGGDPSAPTAAWGLDGAASSAGGAGLPLFGYGGPAGDGAALGGGSIGTIGHGAGAGTGQGFGSGHGRAGASSPPVSARSAAAYAPEPEVALDPNGRFATTYRPGGGHLAAFEAALARGVVPAAERELVGDVAARYAPEVPLAPDKALGLRTDLERAALGPGGGAFHLRLALRSAAAAAPARPHLSVHLVLDTSGSMAGAPIDSARRAAQALVDRLAPTDDFSLTTFSSDAEEVIEDGPVGPRRAAIRRAIEGLREGGGTNIGAGLSLGYAQASRPGIPEDAVRVVLLVSDGRATSGLTHGERLARLALDAFQRGIQTSALGLGDDFDGQLMSSIASDGAGGYYYLRHPEQIAPALSTELDKRLDPVATAVEVRVRLKAGVDLLRVYGSRRLDEAEASRVRAQEIAADVAALSRDRIAADRRDDAEGGMRFFMPVFARDDRHALLFKLSAGPGAGKRAVATVELKYKDRLSRKNVIEEIPIEVRYADSDAASAASVDPSMARTLQGFAAGESLADAAARVARGDRAGAAALLSEREGILREAATRLNEPLFLEDAARLSRLRAHMGAEQGLGDPLVLAMLLETAGRSRLR, from the coding sequence ATGCCCAGCGCGAACACGACGGACGCCGGGGATGGCGGCGCCGCAACCGATCCGAACCTCACCGCCGCGAGGCAGCCCGACGCGGCGAGCGCCGGCGAGGCCGAAGGCCCGGTGCGCTCCGTGGAGATCGTCATCTCCTGGGGCGCGACCGTGCTCTTCGTCCGGCACCTGACGCCGCCGCGCGCGTTCGACGTCGGCGAGGGGCGCAGCGACGGGCGCCCGTGCGACTGCTTCCTCCCCGAGCGCGTGCTCGGCGCGCGCCGCGCGCCGCTCCTCGAGGTCGACGGCGCCGGGCGCGTCGGCTTCGTCCTGCCGAGCGCCGCGACGGGGACGCTCACGCTCACCCCCGGCGGCGCGCCGCTGTCCGCGGCCGCGGCGCGGGAGCTGCATGTCGGCGTGGAGCGCGCGGCGCGCGCGGCGATCCCCGGGGCCACGCTCGTGCCCCTCCCCGCGCAAGGCCGCGTGGACGTCGAGATCGCGGGCGTGCGGATCCAGATCCGCGCCGATGCCGCGGCGGGTGAGCGCGTGGGCCGCTCGCTCGTGAGCCGGAAGAGCCTCGCCCTCCACGCCGCCTCGGCGGCCCTGCACCTCGGGCTCCTCGGCGCCCTCGCGCGCTGGGCGCCGCCCCTCGTCGACCCATCCACCGGCATGAGCGCGGATCGGATCGCGCTCGTGCAGCAGTACCTCGCGTCCGCGGACGAGCGCGAGATGCTCGAGCGCGAGGGCGAGCGCGCCGCGGAGCCCTCCGCCGACGCGAAGGAGGGCGGCACAGGGACGAGGGCGAGAGGCGAGGAAGGGTCGATGGGCCACCCATCGTCGTCCACGCCGCGCGCGGGAGCGACGGGGAACAGGTGGGGGGTCCAGGGCCCGAGCGACAGCCCCGATCCGCACGTGGCGCAGCAGCAGGCGCTGCGCGACGCGGCCGAGTTCGGGATGATCGGGCTGCTCAACGCCGGGGGCGGCGGCGATCCGAGCGCGCCCACGGCGGCGTGGGGGCTCGACGGCGCCGCGTCTTCCGCAGGCGGCGCGGGCCTCCCCCTCTTCGGCTACGGAGGTCCCGCCGGCGACGGCGCGGCGCTCGGGGGCGGCTCCATCGGGACGATCGGGCACGGCGCGGGCGCCGGGACGGGCCAGGGGTTCGGGAGCGGCCACGGGCGCGCCGGCGCCTCCTCGCCGCCGGTCTCGGCGCGGAGCGCGGCCGCCTACGCGCCGGAGCCCGAGGTCGCCCTCGATCCGAACGGCCGCTTCGCCACCACGTACCGGCCCGGGGGCGGTCACCTGGCCGCGTTCGAGGCCGCCCTCGCGCGCGGCGTCGTGCCCGCGGCGGAGCGCGAGCTCGTCGGCGACGTCGCCGCCCGCTACGCCCCGGAGGTCCCGCTCGCCCCCGACAAGGCGCTCGGCCTGCGCACCGACCTGGAGCGCGCCGCGCTCGGCCCGGGCGGCGGCGCCTTCCACCTGCGCCTCGCGCTCCGCTCCGCGGCGGCGGCGGCGCCCGCGCGGCCGCACCTCTCGGTGCACCTCGTCCTCGACACGAGCGGCTCGATGGCCGGCGCGCCGATCGACAGCGCCCGCCGCGCGGCGCAGGCGCTCGTCGATCGGCTCGCGCCGACCGACGACTTCTCGCTCACCACCTTCTCGAGCGACGCCGAGGAGGTGATCGAGGACGGCCCTGTCGGCCCGCGCCGCGCGGCGATCCGCCGCGCCATCGAGGGGCTCCGCGAGGGCGGCGGCACCAACATCGGCGCGGGGCTCTCGCTGGGCTACGCGCAGGCGAGCCGGCCGGGCATCCCCGAGGACGCCGTGCGCGTGGTGCTGCTCGTCTCCGACGGCCGGGCGACGAGCGGCCTCACCCACGGCGAGCGCCTGGCGCGGCTCGCCCTCGACGCCTTCCAGCGCGGCATCCAGACGAGCGCGCTCGGGCTCGGCGACGACTTCGATGGCCAGCTCATGAGCTCGATCGCGAGCGACGGGGCCGGCGGCTACTACTACCTGCGACACCCGGAGCAGATCGCGCCCGCGCTGTCGACAGAGCTCGACAAGCGCCTCGACCCGGTCGCGACAGCGGTCGAGGTGCGCGTGCGCCTGAAGGCGGGCGTCGATCTGCTCCGCGTCTACGGCTCGCGCCGGCTGGACGAAGCCGAGGCCTCCCGCGTCCGCGCCCAGGAGATCGCGGCTGACGTCGCCGCCCTGTCGCGGGACCGGATCGCGGCCGACCGACGCGACGACGCCGAGGGCGGCATGCGCTTCTTCATGCCTGTGTTCGCCCGCGATGATCGGCACGCGCTGCTGTTCAAGCTGAGCGCCGGCCCCGGCGCGGGGAAGCGAGCCGTCGCGACCGTCGAGCTCAAGTACAAAGATCGGCTCTCCAGAAAGAACGTGATCGAGGAGATCCCCATCGAGGTGCGCTATGCGGACAGCGACGCCGCCAGCGCGGCGTCCGTCGACCCGTCGATGGCGCGCACGCTCCAGGGCTTCGCCGCGGGCGAGTCGCTCGCGGACGCCGCTGCCCGCGTGGCGCGCGGCGATCGCGCCGGCGCCGCAGCGCTCCTCTCCGAGCGCGAGGGCATCCTGCGCGAGGCTGCGACCCGGCTGAACGAGCCGCTGTTCCTGGAGGACGCGGCGCGCCTGTCGCGCCTCCGCGCGCACATGGGCGCAGAGCAAGGCCTCGGCGATCCGCTCGTGCTCGCGATGTTGCTGGAGACGGCGGGGCGATCCCGCCTGCGTTGA
- a CDS encoding sensor histidine kinase yields MDVDTWLLAALDKLVLERLHDGTFVIRGEPPPWFRRLGFAPPWRDSPLSIDRALPFLEVFLAEAERAWSVEGAPSVQSDFWTQMIGDDEALHLEATALRVGASRLLVITRNDALFQERRRVLQRARELRLVHEALSREVERKDVLVHCIVHDLSGPLNSLLGALSLLGEQPLPEKSGALAAVALKAALRQRELIREILDVFTAEGMASDASSGDLAAVVDVRGTVARVVEALLPMARSRGVRLDAPPEIGRAQPCAVVGEERRLARVVSNLVENALRFTPARASVRVAVHDDASWARVTVEDDGPGVSPAIAPRLFQKFAHGGDPGAGSGLGLYGARIAVERWGGAIGYEARPEGGARFWLRLRRVGAAGEAGGGGAQGE; encoded by the coding sequence ATGGACGTGGACACGTGGCTCCTCGCGGCGCTGGACAAGCTCGTCCTCGAGCGTTTGCACGACGGGACCTTCGTCATCCGCGGCGAGCCGCCGCCGTGGTTCCGCCGGCTCGGGTTCGCGCCGCCGTGGCGCGACTCGCCGCTCTCGATCGATCGCGCGCTGCCCTTTCTGGAGGTGTTCCTCGCCGAGGCGGAGCGGGCCTGGTCCGTGGAAGGAGCGCCGAGCGTGCAGTCCGACTTCTGGACGCAGATGATCGGCGACGACGAGGCGCTCCACCTCGAGGCGACGGCGCTCCGCGTGGGCGCGTCGCGGCTGCTCGTGATCACCCGGAACGACGCGCTGTTCCAGGAGCGCCGCCGCGTCCTCCAGCGGGCGCGCGAGCTTCGCCTCGTCCACGAGGCGCTGTCGCGCGAGGTCGAGCGCAAGGACGTCCTCGTCCACTGCATCGTTCACGACCTCTCCGGCCCGCTGAACAGCCTCCTCGGCGCGCTGTCCCTGCTGGGAGAGCAGCCGCTCCCGGAGAAGAGCGGCGCGCTCGCCGCGGTCGCGTTGAAGGCCGCCCTGCGCCAGCGCGAGCTGATCCGGGAGATCCTCGACGTGTTCACCGCCGAGGGCATGGCGTCCGACGCCTCCAGCGGCGACCTCGCCGCGGTGGTCGACGTGCGCGGCACCGTGGCCCGGGTCGTCGAGGCGCTCCTGCCCATGGCGCGCAGCCGGGGGGTGCGCCTGGACGCGCCGCCGGAGATCGGCCGCGCGCAGCCGTGCGCCGTCGTCGGTGAGGAGCGCAGGCTCGCGCGCGTGGTCTCCAACCTCGTCGAGAACGCGCTCCGCTTCACGCCCGCGCGCGCGTCGGTGCGGGTCGCCGTGCACGACGATGCCAGCTGGGCTCGCGTGACGGTGGAGGACGACGGGCCTGGCGTCTCGCCTGCCATCGCGCCGCGCCTGTTCCAGAAGTTCGCGCACGGCGGCGACCCCGGCGCGGGCAGCGGCCTCGGGCTCTACGGCGCCCGGATCGCGGTGGAGCGGTGGGGCGGGGCGATCGGGTACGAGGCGCGGCCGGAGGGAGGGGCGAGGTTCTGGCTCCGGTTGCGGCGCGTCGGCGCCGCGGGCGAGGCGGGCGGCGGCGGGGCGCAAGGGGAGTGA
- a CDS encoding Rab family GTPase yields the protein MAERRKVCVLGATGVGKTSLVARFVRSIFSDSYRTTIGVTIEARRVKCDEGELDLILWDLSGEDEFQAVQTSYLRGSAGWLLVIDGTRRLTAETGLRLYTAARTIVGEVPAVVVLNKADLTAAWEIDDAIEARLRRAGLWITRASAKTGAGVEGAFNALTRAMLASEAPSLRG from the coding sequence ATGGCGGAGAGACGCAAGGTCTGCGTGCTGGGCGCGACGGGGGTCGGCAAGACAAGCCTCGTCGCCCGCTTCGTGCGCAGCATCTTCTCCGACTCTTACCGGACGACCATCGGCGTGACGATCGAGGCACGGCGCGTGAAATGCGATGAAGGCGAGCTCGACCTCATCCTCTGGGATCTGAGCGGAGAGGACGAGTTCCAGGCCGTCCAGACGTCGTACCTGCGCGGCTCCGCGGGCTGGCTCCTCGTCATCGACGGCACGCGGCGCCTCACGGCGGAGACCGGGCTCCGCCTCTACACCGCTGCGCGGACGATCGTCGGAGAGGTCCCGGCCGTCGTCGTCCTGAACAAGGCCGATCTCACCGCGGCGTGGGAGATCGACGACGCCATCGAGGCCAGGCTGAGGAGGGCGGGCCTCTGGATCACGAGGGCGAGCGCCAAGACCGGCGCCGGGGTCGAGGGCGCGTTCAACGCGCTGACGCGCGCCATGCTGGCGAGCGAAGCGCCTTCGTTGCGGGGTTGA
- a CDS encoding protein kinase domain-containing protein — MTRNVLLLEPIATERDYMAEVLRGAGWSVCTPPSARPTPEDCAAADVIVADLDRAAVEGWVRAADRTPPPARLIVTSRFRGFLERIRGYEQIAAVVHKPVTAEALLGALLPSPGDGPTLSHGPAAGAADPLDDPARDAELERRGLRSTTPDPELVVVAELVARGVGTSASVVTIIDSSRQIFIGATGLPRDLSIAGGTLRSWSFCQHVARDNAPLIVEDAQAHPVLSENPLVAMNLVRAYAGFPVVLEGVGAVGSVCAVSSEPRQFDAGSIATLQLAARLVSEQLARRSGLSPNVTESNERPTSQPAPESAGAPAPPARGDASELPVRLAPGDLVDDKYWITAILGEGGQSQVYLAREKLLGQLVALKVVTEPDDSALLREAEALVRLRHPSIVQLYGWGRLDGARMYLLLEYVEGETIHRHIVDRAPQGGFMPLHQVLCVVRQIAGALASMHAEGYVHADVKPGNILLDTRIERAVLIDFGLGARLGSERPHLVGGTRGFAAPEQLIPGAADPQPALDTYALAAVTYAMLTGRAPFEAAGTYGIVAMQQRGEITALSRARPGLSPSVDALFARALEPEPSRRIASPVAFSDALAAALLSSPLLSGPGERTQAPIPAPHDGAPLSRGLAFRLCRAEAARRLGEGGEARVWSGLDPADRDAIAAATDDAALYPVAPLVAYLRALGDEAPGTVEAAGGALASAALPEMLRRLQVARTPEALLEVAGPLLRRFHAWGRVQVERTSTHSAKVDLWLPDGLAPVMCRYVSGFLRALLATSTSGSTARLLELRCGAGSSGACVLQVGWR; from the coding sequence ATGACGCGCAACGTCCTGCTGCTGGAGCCCATCGCCACGGAGCGCGACTACATGGCCGAGGTGCTGCGGGGAGCCGGATGGTCCGTCTGCACGCCTCCCAGCGCGCGGCCCACGCCCGAGGACTGCGCGGCCGCCGATGTCATCGTCGCCGATCTGGACCGCGCCGCGGTCGAGGGCTGGGTCCGCGCGGCCGATCGGACGCCGCCGCCCGCGCGGCTCATCGTCACGTCGCGGTTCCGCGGCTTCCTGGAGCGGATCCGCGGATACGAGCAGATCGCGGCGGTCGTCCACAAGCCGGTCACTGCGGAGGCGCTCCTCGGGGCGCTGCTCCCGTCGCCGGGCGACGGTCCTACCCTGAGCCACGGGCCGGCGGCCGGCGCCGCCGACCCCCTCGACGACCCCGCGCGCGACGCCGAGCTCGAGCGGCGAGGCCTGCGCAGCACGACGCCCGACCCCGAGCTCGTCGTCGTCGCCGAGCTCGTCGCGCGGGGCGTGGGCACGTCGGCCAGCGTCGTCACGATCATCGACTCGTCGAGGCAGATCTTCATCGGCGCGACCGGCCTCCCGCGCGACCTGTCGATCGCCGGCGGGACGCTGCGCTCGTGGTCGTTCTGCCAGCACGTCGCGCGCGACAACGCCCCGCTCATCGTCGAGGACGCCCAGGCGCACCCCGTGCTGTCCGAGAACCCGCTCGTGGCCATGAACCTGGTCCGCGCGTACGCCGGGTTCCCCGTCGTCCTCGAGGGGGTCGGGGCTGTCGGGAGCGTGTGCGCGGTGTCCAGCGAGCCCCGGCAGTTCGACGCGGGGAGCATCGCGACCCTCCAGCTCGCGGCCAGGCTGGTGAGCGAGCAGCTCGCGCGGCGCTCCGGCCTCTCGCCGAACGTGACCGAGTCGAACGAGCGGCCCACGTCGCAGCCTGCGCCGGAGAGCGCCGGCGCACCCGCGCCGCCCGCCCGGGGCGACGCGAGCGAGCTGCCCGTGCGGCTCGCCCCCGGCGATCTCGTGGACGACAAGTACTGGATCACCGCGATCCTGGGCGAGGGCGGCCAGTCGCAGGTCTACCTCGCGCGCGAGAAGCTCCTCGGCCAGCTCGTCGCGCTCAAGGTGGTCACGGAGCCGGACGACAGCGCGCTGCTCCGCGAGGCCGAGGCGCTCGTGCGGCTGAGGCACCCGAGCATCGTCCAGCTGTACGGCTGGGGGCGGCTCGACGGCGCGCGCATGTACCTCCTCCTCGAGTACGTCGAGGGAGAGACGATCCACCGCCACATCGTCGACCGCGCGCCGCAGGGCGGGTTCATGCCCCTCCACCAGGTCCTCTGCGTCGTCCGCCAGATCGCGGGCGCGCTCGCGAGCATGCACGCCGAGGGCTACGTGCACGCGGACGTCAAGCCGGGCAACATCCTCCTCGACACGCGGATCGAGCGGGCGGTGCTCATCGACTTCGGGCTCGGGGCCCGGCTGGGCAGCGAGCGGCCTCATCTCGTCGGCGGGACGCGCGGCTTCGCGGCGCCGGAGCAGCTGATCCCCGGGGCAGCCGACCCGCAGCCGGCGCTCGACACGTACGCCCTCGCGGCGGTCACCTACGCCATGCTGACGGGCAGGGCCCCGTTCGAGGCGGCGGGCACCTACGGCATCGTCGCGATGCAGCAGCGCGGGGAGATCACGGCCCTCTCGCGCGCACGGCCGGGGCTCTCCCCGAGCGTGGACGCCCTCTTCGCGCGGGCGCTCGAGCCGGAGCCGTCCCGGCGCATCGCTTCGCCTGTCGCCTTCTCCGACGCGCTCGCCGCCGCGCTCCTCTCGAGCCCGCTCCTCTCGGGCCCAGGTGAGCGCACGCAGGCCCCGATCCCGGCGCCGCACGACGGTGCGCCGCTGAGCCGCGGCCTGGCCTTCCGGCTCTGCAGGGCCGAGGCGGCGCGGCGGCTCGGCGAAGGGGGCGAGGCGCGCGTGTGGAGCGGCCTCGATCCGGCGGATCGCGACGCCATCGCCGCGGCGACCGACGACGCCGCGCTCTACCCGGTGGCGCCCCTCGTGGCCTACCTGCGCGCGCTCGGCGACGAGGCCCCCGGGACCGTGGAGGCTGCCGGCGGCGCGCTCGCGAGCGCGGCGCTCCCCGAGATGCTGCGCAGGCTCCAGGTCGCGCGGACGCCGGAGGCGCTGCTGGAGGTGGCGGGGCCGCTGCTCCGCCGGTTCCACGCGTGGGGGCGCGTCCAGGTCGAGCGCACGTCGACCCACAGCGCGAAGGTCGATCTCTGGTTGCCCGACGGGCTCGCGCCGGTGATGTGCCGCTACGTGAGCGGCTTCCTGCGGGCGCTGCTCGCCACGTCCACGTCAGGGTCCACCGCGCGCCTCCTCGAGCTGCGCTGCGGGGCCGGCAGCTCGGGGGCGTGCGTGCTGCAGGTCGGGTGGCGCTGA
- a CDS encoding DUF6968 family protein, which produces MADVIAQRTIELTLPSGTQGSIRVRVWAPEYRPRPSAPFWEADVEVAGAGKTHKTNGVGIDAFQALYCALQLIPSMLLMYEDLGRLSWLDGEWLGFPEFKLTAP; this is translated from the coding sequence ATGGCGGACGTGATCGCGCAACGTACCATCGAGCTGACACTTCCGAGCGGGACGCAAGGAAGCATCCGAGTACGAGTGTGGGCACCCGAGTACAGGCCAAGGCCATCCGCTCCGTTCTGGGAAGCTGACGTGGAAGTCGCTGGAGCGGGGAAGACCCATAAGACCAACGGCGTCGGCATCGATGCTTTCCAGGCGTTGTACTGCGCGCTTCAATTGATCCCATCGATGCTCCTCATGTATGAGGACTTGGGCCGGCTCTCGTGGCTCGATGGGGAGTGGCTCGGGTTCCCAGAGTTCAAACTCACTGCGCCGTGA
- a CDS encoding high-affinity nickel-transport family protein gives MFASAFPLLLLGFSLGMRHATDADHVIAVATVVSRVRSLGTALMIGAMWGVGHTLTLMVIGGAILLFGLVVPPHVGLAMELTVALMLIGLGVFHLARLYRAVRRGEPPAHDVAPVKHVAHHDGHRHDLGWADRVFGGSRVYASLRPLLIGVVHGLAGSAAVALLVLTTVRDPRWGIGYIALFGVGTIAGMTLITGVLALPFAYARARTSGIHNAFGAAASLLSVGFGLFLAYDISFGSGLFTAHPQWTPG, from the coding sequence ATGTTCGCCTCGGCGTTTCCGCTGCTGCTCCTCGGCTTCTCTCTGGGAATGCGCCACGCGACCGACGCGGACCATGTGATCGCGGTGGCGACCGTCGTGAGTCGGGTGCGGAGCCTCGGGACGGCGCTGATGATCGGCGCGATGTGGGGCGTCGGCCACACACTCACGCTGATGGTGATCGGCGGCGCCATCCTGCTCTTCGGGCTCGTGGTGCCGCCGCACGTCGGCCTGGCCATGGAGCTCACCGTCGCCCTGATGCTGATCGGCCTCGGGGTGTTCCACCTGGCGCGGCTCTACCGGGCGGTCCGCCGGGGCGAGCCGCCGGCCCACGACGTTGCTCCGGTGAAGCATGTCGCTCACCACGACGGCCACCGGCACGACCTCGGCTGGGCGGATCGCGTGTTCGGCGGCTCGCGCGTCTATGCGAGCCTGCGGCCGCTGCTCATCGGCGTGGTCCACGGCCTCGCGGGCTCGGCCGCGGTGGCGCTCCTCGTGCTCACCACGGTGCGCGACCCGCGGTGGGGCATCGGCTACATCGCGCTGTTCGGCGTGGGCACGATCGCCGGAATGACGCTCATCACCGGGGTGCTCGCGCTGCCGTTCGCCTATGCGCGCGCTCGCACCAGCGGGATTCACAACGCCTTCGGCGCCGCCGCCAGCCTCCTCAGCGTGGGCTTCGGCCTGTTCCTGGCCTACGACATCAGCTTCGGGTCCGGGCTGTTCACTGCCCACCCGCAGTGGACGCCAGGCTGA
- a CDS encoding OmpA family protein produces the protein MREPRARRGAPPPKQTLEDLRPLLVGPEQHRIQRIEERLDQSMVEMVAGALPEAVIESRKKGEALSWALEPLLTGAIEERVRRDPGSFADAISPAMGPAIRKAVRCALRAMIQRLNEAAALGLSWRSVRWRVEARRTGRPFAEVVLLRSMVYRTEQLFLVHRGTGLVLEHLSADEIPYRDPDQVTAMLTAIDAFAHDAFRTDAQLERFRVGDLTGWVEHGPSALLVSIVRGVAPPAYGLVLCETLERVHLAYGGELAGFRGDRTPFSGARELLSRCLQQQRQPVPRRARALLAAAAVLAGVVATALVFRVRASQEDQRRFEGWDEALQREPGLLVTAAERRAGQVAFTGLRDPLAADPRVVLERGGPVPPGVALRFEPFYSLHPQIVERRVARMLEPPPGVALALRGGVVVASGVAPERWIERARWSAAVLPGVSGFDGERLTAQESIDRARAAARALEAMELLFRRGAARLSGEQAARIDAVAAAALRLIARAREAGMTADIREIGYADSAGSEASNRALSQARAEHVAAELAARGIPADRLRASGGGLRRELLPPSCSGGAAGARCLAGADERRARSVIFLVDLRAESKD, from the coding sequence ATGCGAGAGCCGAGAGCGCGACGCGGGGCGCCTCCGCCGAAACAGACGCTCGAAGACCTCCGCCCCCTGCTCGTGGGCCCCGAGCAGCACCGGATCCAGCGGATCGAGGAGCGGCTCGACCAGTCGATGGTCGAGATGGTCGCGGGGGCGCTGCCCGAGGCGGTGATCGAGAGCCGCAAGAAGGGCGAGGCGCTCTCGTGGGCGCTGGAGCCGCTCCTCACCGGCGCGATCGAGGAGCGCGTGCGCCGGGACCCGGGATCGTTCGCGGACGCGATCTCCCCCGCCATGGGGCCGGCCATCCGCAAGGCCGTGCGCTGCGCTCTCCGGGCGATGATCCAGCGCCTCAACGAGGCGGCCGCCCTCGGCCTGTCCTGGCGGAGCGTGCGCTGGCGCGTCGAGGCGCGCCGAACGGGGCGCCCCTTCGCGGAGGTGGTGCTCCTCCGCTCGATGGTCTACCGGACCGAGCAGCTCTTCCTTGTCCACCGCGGGACGGGGCTCGTCCTCGAGCACCTCAGCGCCGACGAGATCCCCTACAGGGATCCCGATCAGGTCACGGCGATGCTCACCGCCATCGACGCGTTCGCCCACGACGCGTTCCGGACCGACGCGCAGCTGGAGCGCTTCCGCGTCGGCGATCTGACAGGGTGGGTCGAGCACGGCCCGTCGGCGCTCCTCGTGTCCATCGTGCGCGGCGTGGCGCCGCCCGCGTACGGGCTCGTCCTGTGCGAGACACTGGAGCGCGTCCACCTCGCGTACGGCGGTGAGCTCGCCGGCTTCCGCGGCGATCGGACGCCGTTCTCGGGCGCCCGCGAGCTGCTCTCGCGCTGCCTCCAGCAGCAACGCCAGCCGGTCCCGCGCCGAGCTCGGGCCTTGCTCGCGGCGGCCGCGGTGCTGGCCGGGGTCGTCGCGACCGCGCTCGTCTTCCGGGTGCGCGCCTCGCAGGAGGATCAGCGCCGCTTCGAGGGCTGGGACGAGGCGCTGCAGCGCGAGCCCGGCCTGCTGGTCACCGCGGCGGAGCGGCGCGCCGGCCAGGTCGCCTTCACGGGGCTCCGCGATCCGCTCGCCGCGGACCCGAGGGTCGTGCTCGAGCGCGGCGGCCCTGTGCCCCCGGGGGTCGCCCTGCGCTTCGAGCCCTTCTATTCGCTCCACCCGCAGATCGTCGAGCGCAGGGTGGCGCGCATGCTGGAGCCGCCGCCCGGGGTCGCCCTGGCGCTGCGCGGCGGCGTCGTCGTGGCCAGCGGGGTCGCGCCCGAGCGCTGGATCGAGCGCGCGCGCTGGTCGGCGGCGGTGCTCCCGGGCGTCTCGGGGTTCGACGGCGAGCGCCTGACGGCCCAGGAGTCGATCGACCGCGCGCGCGCGGCGGCGCGGGCCCTCGAGGCGATGGAGCTCCTCTTCCGCCGCGGCGCCGCGCGGCTCTCCGGCGAGCAGGCCGCGCGCATCGACGCCGTCGCGGCCGCGGCTCTGCGGCTGATCGCGCGCGCGCGCGAGGCCGGCATGACCGCCGACATCCGCGAGATCGGCTACGCGGACTCCGCCGGATCGGAGGCGTCGAATCGAGCGCTCAGCCAGGCCCGCGCGGAGCACGTCGCGGCCGAGCTCGCTGCGCGGGGGATCCCGGCGGATCGCCTGCGAGCGAGCGGCGGTGGACTGCGGCGTGAGCTCCTGCCCCCGTCCTGCTCCGGGGGCGCGGCCGGGGCCAGGTGCCTCGCCGGCGCGGACGAGCGCCGCGCGCGCAGCGTGATCTTCCTTGTGGACCTGCGCGCCGAGAGCAAGGACTGA
- a CDS encoding response regulator, with translation MAKLMLVDDDSGTLAWMAEALQGAAYDVRTVRGGSAALELLRTWTPDLILADFLMPEMDGFAFNRLVQSRERVPVMLVSVVNKPAEAILRGVAGYVRKPVTAGELRAAVERVLGAVEGVAILVVDDDADIRECYRLILEPRFSVLEAENGRDALELLAREPVALAIVDVHMPVMNGVEFIRAMRDDARFCTIPVVVQTSDRAAARAPVWTDLHVAQTILKDEFLDWLMTQIDAHLAPAPQREAERAWSTASR, from the coding sequence ATGGCCAAGCTCATGCTGGTCGACGATGACTCGGGGACGCTCGCGTGGATGGCCGAGGCGCTGCAAGGCGCGGCGTACGACGTCCGGACCGTGCGTGGCGGGAGCGCGGCGCTGGAGCTGCTCCGGACGTGGACGCCGGACCTCATCCTGGCCGACTTCCTGATGCCCGAGATGGATGGCTTCGCCTTCAACCGGCTCGTGCAGTCGCGCGAGCGGGTGCCCGTGATGCTCGTCTCCGTCGTGAACAAGCCGGCAGAGGCGATCCTGCGAGGGGTCGCCGGCTACGTGCGCAAGCCCGTCACCGCGGGGGAGCTCCGCGCCGCCGTCGAGCGCGTGCTCGGCGCCGTCGAGGGGGTCGCCATCCTCGTCGTGGACGACGACGCGGACATCCGGGAGTGTTACCGGCTGATCCTCGAGCCGCGCTTCAGCGTGCTCGAGGCCGAGAACGGGCGCGACGCCCTCGAGCTGCTCGCGCGCGAGCCCGTGGCGCTGGCCATCGTGGACGTCCACATGCCCGTCATGAACGGGGTGGAGTTCATCCGCGCGATGCGCGACGACGCGAGGTTCTGCACGATCCCGGTCGTGGTGCAGACGAGCGACCGCGCGGCCGCGCGCGCGCCCGTCTGGACCGATCTGCACGTGGCGCAAACGATCCTGAAGGACGAGTTCCTCGACTGGCTCATGACCCAGATCGACGCGCACCTCGCGCCGGCGCCGCAGCGCGAGGCCGAGCGCGCCTGGTCGACCGCGAGCCGGTGA